The stretch of DNA TCAATGGAAACCGACGGTGTGCCTtttaccccctccctctgtcagtgctccgcttcacggatatttaaagctatagctacacggatcagaggaaagtcgaaacagacgtgaAGTAACCAAGAATCAGAGAGACCAGGAGAGACCAAACCCTCGTGTTCCATTCTCAACGACTGCTTTGCAGTTTCAGTACTGTTGATAAGTTTGTCCAGTCTTGCATGATATTTAGGGTCGCCAAATAGATCTCATAAAGAACTCGAATCTCAAGCCCTCGGGCCGACTTTAAGTTTTGTCGTTCAGTGAGGAAATCGAAGAACCCTCAGTGGGTGACTATATGCCGTCATTTGCATTTGTGGCGTGAGAATGGTCGCAACGCGATTATTTTCAGACgatgacaaagaaaaaattgcCCGCACCATCCTACGAATCTGAtaattgtttttcaaagtagATCGAACACAATTGCTAGAAATCTGTGATCACAACCCTTCACAACATCTTTGCTCAAATTCAAAGTTTCAAGGAATCCATACGTATAATTTACGCTAATGAAGTTCTACGTCTGATCATGGGAATTTTATGGACCGAATGCACAATGGCGGCTAAAAAATATTCTTCTGTCTTTGTGCGAATTAGACCCACTAGCCTCGCTAGTAATACGGAGAAAATACAAAAGCGATGTTACTTTAGAACGAGGCTGGTTGgtctaattaacacaaagacaaattaTATGCATTCAGTCTATTCATTCAAAATGTATCCTGCGTTAGTCTGTTGTGGTCACGTGACTTCACCAAATATGGTCAACGCCTATTAACTGAGAATGGTCACCAATAAACCCCATGTGGCTAAGCGGGTTGTCTATTGCCGTTGTAGAACCTGAGAAATGGCCGATGGAAGTTTACATAGCAACCGGGTCTGTAGTTACGAAGGATCCCCTTAAGACGTTAAAGATTTCAAATATATTACAGACATGCTCAATGTTATTTATTgcatgttaaggacggtgcctactaattcaaaggtatttttgcgcggttttatgaatatgcgggaaaagcagatctcaacaagtgttattaaaatccaaaaagaaaattgggagtaaccaccgatttttcaaagataattaatcaacaatattagcaaaaagctttaaaatacaaagcgatgtatggctttcctttccaaattaaagtttaattatctctgaaaaatgcatggttagccccaattttctttttggataccaagagcacttccTAATTTTGCTTTCTCCGCAAAGTTTTGAACCgcgtaaaaatatccctgtattaataagcactgctgataggaaatccgagcatctcgagatgcgcagaacgtatgcgcaataacaatagtaggcaccgtccttaacagcaCTCAGTTTTTAGCAATTTTGCCCTCTTAGTTATAAATACTCGAAACACCATCTTTGCTAATTTTACTTATTTGATTTGTCCCTTAAAAGGCGAGTGGAAGATCATTTCAACTTTCGAGGAAGTTTTCATTAAAGGACGCCAGCGTCTGAGTGACCAACGAAATTACTCTTTCATCAAGATAACATTATTAATCGAGCGCAAGTGGATGTATTATGTCATGTTCTTGATAATGCCATGTGTCATTTGCACCTTATTGGTTCTGGTTGGTTTTTCCATTCCTCCTGAGAACGGTGAAAGAATTGGGTTTTGTTCCACCATCATGATAGCCGTTAGCGTGTTTCTTCTCCTTATCGCCGATATGCTTCCAGAAAAGTCAGACACGCTACCCGTTTTAGGAGTTTACTACATTATCACAATGTTGCTTATTGCATTCGCTCTGATGGCCACCATCCTTGTGCTTAGAGCTTATCATTCAGTCGGCGAGCCTCCTTCTTGTTTCAAAGCTCTGTATAGAGTTTGCAAGTCagagaaaaagaaacagaaaccGGTAAAGCGAAATGCCGTTAGCACTGAAACAAACGCGAGCCAAACTCAACCGTGCAGTGTCCATGAAAAGCCTGTTCCTGATGGCGTGGAAAGCGGGTCCGTCAGTGACAAAAACGATGATCTCagtgaagaagaaaagaagaaaatttggCGATCTGTTGCTGTGATTTTTGACAGGTTATTTTTCTGGCTGTTTTTAATGGCATTTATTTGTTCGTCTGGGTACTTGATTGCGTTCCGTCCAGTTTTTAAACTCTTCAACCCGTCTGGAATTCCTTCCTCAACTTAGTCAAGTCAGTGCATTGAGTGACGAGATTCGCAGAAAACTACAAATTATCAGGAAGCAAGAGAGTATGAGAGGGGGTttggggtgggggagggggttgcaagggagggggggggggggagagagaCTCATTCACTATGCATGGGCCTCTTTCAATGATATTTAGATCTAAATTTAGCCCGTGGTTATGATGCGAGGAAGGAAGACTCCTGATTGGTTATCATTAGCCGCGcgagaccaaaataactttcacagcatAGCGCGAATCTTAAAATAGAATGCAAATAAATATCATGGGACATGGGGATGCGTTCTCTACCCTCATCCTCTTTTGTAGGAAAGCATTAGTACAGTCCTACTTGATCAATAGTTTTAACAGGAAAAATAtatacacaaacagcggtgacaaacatcacaCATAACCGCATCCTTCAACAAACTTatttttacttgacgtttcgtgtTTTTCTACATACATCCTCAGAATTGACGGTTAGTACAAAATTTGAATTCATAATCACACGGTTACTAACTTATTAACTATCACTTGTTAATTATTAACAGTCACGTCTGAGGGTGTATGTAGAAGAATctgaaacgtcaagtaaaaagGAATTTTAAAGGCTGCGTTTACATGTGATGCTTGTCACCTCCTTTTGTGTAATTGTTCATGATGAAACTGACATGGCCGAAGAAAAAGCATTTAATCTACAGGGTCATTTGTATTACGCATACAATTCATTAGATTTAGAGTAGACCTTGCGTCTGCACGAGCTTCTCTTTGGGTAAATTCTGCAttgttagctttttttttccatgttgagtcagttttttttcttctgttggtATTctatgaaacaagaaatataaatgatagaaaccgacgtttcggtgcatcttgcgccattatcaaggttacataaagataaaatgcggtttgtgaaaaggctaagttgaaacgaatttgcataaaagagtgccaagctaattacatgaatactttagcacgaagagaatccgactgtacattcaatgatggtttaagatattgaatacacagcatttcattaacaaggcagtcaaatttgttcgtgtatttcttgattacattgaagcATGCTACGAAATTGTTcggaacagcagtgttatgttctttgcaataatgcctgtaaataggtgacgccttttgacggtgtcc from Montipora capricornis isolate CH-2021 chromosome 9, ASM3666992v2, whole genome shotgun sequence encodes:
- the LOC138016281 gene encoding neuronal acetylcholine receptor subunit alpha-5-like, translated to MSRDRQITLFCILYACLCTGLGLRRVNESDEYKLRRELFENMDVMVRPVTSYSDAVGVSFSLTVRSLNDLANKRQVLITSVWITQRWHNPFLEWDRNKFGGLDRIHVSPKEIWVPDIILYNNGDNKVYQAGHTEFFKTWVVLQSNGTCLWETPANIESDCNVEISSFPFDIQNCSLIFVSATYGSEELVVYPMSSNLHPELNETGEWKIISTFEEVFIKGRQRLSDQRNYSFIKITLLIERKWMYYVMFLIMPCVICTLLVLVGFSIPPENGERIGFCSTIMIAVSVFLLLIADMLPEKSDTLPVLGVYYIITMLLIAFALMATILVLRAYHSVGEPPSCFKALYRVCKSEKKKQKPVKRNAVSTETNASQTQPCSVHEKPVPDGVESGSVSDKNDDLSEEEKKKIWRSVAVIFDRLFFWLFLMAFICSSGYLIAFRPVFKLFNPSGIPSST